The Hyperolius riggenbachi isolate aHypRig1 chromosome 3, aHypRig1.pri, whole genome shotgun sequence genome window below encodes:
- the LOC137560863 gene encoding E3 ubiquitin-protein ligase TRIM11-like encodes MASAGLREELECSICLSIYTDPVTLRCGHNFCRGCIHRVLATQEGSGGYSCPECREAFQERPALQRNIKLRNIVENFLSTQPGQEESQVFCSHCIHTPVPAVRSCLLCEVYLCENHLRVHKKSPEHVLCDPTTSLEDRKCSTHKKILEYYCTDDSSCICVSCCLIGKHKGHQMESLEEASEKKKTKLRDFLQEVMSLREENEKRVQSLEERRRKAQEKAADETETVTALFIELRRRLEELEKRVLSDLTRQGERVSLYYDDVIRQLEIKKEELSRKMRHIEELCNMTDPLTVLQESHTGDMCDTEEGDNEDRDRHDGGDLDVAGISHTLHTGLSDVMSGMTGGIYIQPADISLDVNTARDYLQISDDRKSASRAGRQNRPDTAERFQDWPQVLSSQRFSSGRHYWEVDVGGSESWTVGMCYPSIDRREGQSLIGCNNKSWGLDRSGDQYSVRHDNKMIRLPDKLPSDRVRIYLDYEVGQISFYALCDPIRHLHTFTATFTEPLHTALGVWRGCVKISGGNQK; translated from the coding sequence ATGGCGTCTGCTGGTCTGAGAGAGGAGCTGGAGTGTTCCATCTGTCTGAGcatttatacagatcctgtaaCCCTGAGATGTGGACACAACTTCTGCCGGGGCTGCATTCATCGTGTTCTGGCCACACAGGAGGGGTCTGGAGGATATTCCTGTCCTGAATGCAGAGAGGCGTTTCAGGAGCGGCCGGCACTGCAGAGGAACATAAAGCTACGTAACATCGTGGAGAACTTCCTGTCTACTCAGCCAGGTCAGGAGGAGTCTCAGGTCTTCTGCAGTCACTGTATTCACACTCCTGTACCTGCTGTGAGATCCTGTCTGCTGTGTGAGGTTTATCTGTGTGAGAATCACCTGAGAGTCCACAAGAAGTCCCCAGAACATGTCTTATGTGATCCCACCACCTCCCTGGAGGACAGGAAATGCTCCACCCATAAGAAGatcctggagtattactgcactgaCGACTCCTCTTGTAtctgtgtgtcctgctgtctgattGGAAAACATAAAGGACATCAGATGGAGTCACTGGAGGAGGCCTCTGAGAAGAAGAAAACAAAGCTGCGAGATtttctgcaggaagtgatgtcactgagGGAGGAAAATGAGAAAAGAGTtcagagtctggaggaacgcaggagaaaagcacaagaaaaagcagCTGATGAAACAGAGACAGTCACTGCCCTGTTTATAGAGCTCAGGAGACGGCTGGAGGAGCTGGAGAAGAGAGTCCTGAGTGACCTCACCAGACAAGGAGAGCGGGTGTCATTATACTATGATGATGTCATCAGGCAGCTGGAGATAAAGAaggaggagctgtccaggaagatgcgtcacattgaggagctgtgtaacatgactgacccactgactgtcttacaggaatcacaCACAGGTGACATGTGTGACACGGAAGAGGGGGATAATGAGGACAGGGACAGacatgatggaggggatctggatgtggccggcatctcacacacattacacacagggctATCTGATGTCATGTCTGGAATGACTGGAGGGATCTATATACAGCCGGCAGACATATCactggatgtaaacacagctaGAGATTATCTACAGATATCAGATGACAGGAAATCTGCATCCAGGGCAGGCAGACAGAATCGCCCAGACACAGCAGAGAGATTTCAGGATTGGCCTCAGGTGTTGAGCAGCCAGAGattctcctcagggcgacattactgggaagtggatgttgggggATCAGAGAGCTGGACAGtcgggatgtgttaccccagtatagacaggagaGAAGGTCAGTCACTGATTGGCTGTAATAACAAGTCCTGGGGTTTGGACAGGTCTGGTGATCAGTATTCAGTGAGACatgacaataaaatgatccggttACCTGACAAGCTCCCCAGTGACAGAGTCaggatatatctggattatgaggtcgggcagatctccttttatgccctgtgtgaccccatcagacatctgcacaccttcactgccaccttcactgagcccctccatacTGCATTAGGTGTATGGAGAGGTTGTGTAAAGATATCTGGGGGAAATCAGAAGTAA